In the Clostridium sporogenes genome, one interval contains:
- the rplM gene encoding 50S ribosomal protein L13, whose product MKSYIAKPHEVERKWYIVDAADKPLGRVASQVASILRGKHKPTYTPHVDTGDNVIVINVEKVVLTGKKLDQKLLRHHSLYPGGLKEIPYREAIAKKPEFVFEEAVRRMLPSGVLGRKMLKKLKAYKGAEHNQEAQKPEVLELRY is encoded by the coding sequence ATGAAATCATATATAGCTAAACCACATGAAGTTGAAAGAAAATGGTATATAGTTGACGCTGCTGATAAGCCATTAGGAAGAGTAGCTAGCCAAGTTGCATCAATATTAAGAGGTAAACATAAACCTACATATACACCACATGTTGATACAGGTGATAATGTAATAGTTATAAATGTTGAAAAAGTTGTATTAACAGGTAAAAAATTAGATCAAAAATTATTAAGACATCATTCATTATATCCAGGTGGATTAAAAGAAATACCATATAGAGAAGCAATAGCTAAAAAACCTGAGTTCGTATTTGAAGAAGCAGTTAGAAGAATGCTTCCAAGCGGAGTTTTAGGAAGAAAAATGTTAAAGAAATTAAAGGCTTATAAAGGAGCAGAACATAATCAAGAAGCTCAAAAACCAGAAGTATTAGAATTAAGATACTAA
- the map gene encoding type I methionyl aminopeptidase codes for MIIIKTDSEIEYMIKAGKVVAEALETLEKHVKPGISTGELDRIAEEIILGRNAKPSFKGYYGFPASICASVNNEVVHGIPNKDRILNEGDIISIDCGAILNGYQGDAARTFPVGNVSEEAAKLIEVTQNSFFKGIEKAKVGNRLTDISAAIQEYVESYGFSIVRDYVGHGIGKDMHEDPEIPNFGRPGRGPKLSKGMCLAIEPMVNIGDFNVKVQPNKWTVVTVDGSLSAHYENTVAILNEGPKITTLI; via the coding sequence ATGATAATAATCAAAACTGATTCTGAAATAGAATATATGATAAAAGCAGGAAAAGTTGTTGCTGAAGCCTTAGAAACTTTAGAAAAGCATGTAAAACCAGGAATAAGTACTGGAGAATTAGATAGAATTGCAGAAGAGATTATATTAGGCAGAAATGCCAAACCGTCTTTTAAAGGATATTATGGTTTCCCAGCTTCTATATGTGCATCTGTTAATAATGAAGTAGTTCATGGAATACCAAATAAAGATAGAATTCTAAATGAAGGAGACATAATTAGTATAGACTGTGGAGCTATTTTAAATGGATATCAGGGTGATGCAGCAAGAACATTTCCAGTAGGAAATGTATCTGAAGAAGCTGCTAAGCTAATAGAAGTTACCCAAAATAGTTTTTTTAAAGGTATAGAAAAAGCTAAAGTTGGCAATAGATTAACTGATATATCTGCAGCTATTCAAGAATATGTTGAAAGTTATGGATTTTCTATTGTAAGGGATTACGTAGGTCATGGCATAGGAAAAGATATGCATGAAGATCCAGAAATACCTAACTTTGGTAGACCAGGCAGGGGACCTAAATTATCAAAAGGAATGTGTTTAGCTATTGAGCCTATGGTTAATATAGGAGATTTCAATGTAAAAGTTCAACCAAATAAGTGGACTGTAGTTACTGTAGATGGTAGTTTATCTGCTCATTATGAAAATACTGTGGCTATATTAAACGAAGGACCTAAAATAACCACTTTAATTTAA
- the rpsD gene encoding 30S ribosomal protein S4: MARYTGATCRLCRREGLKLFLKGDRCYTDKCAFARRGYAPGQHGQSRKKVSNYGLQLREKQKAKRIYGILERQFRGYYEEADRKRGITGENLLRLLEMRLDNVAYRLGYGNSRTEARQLVTHGHFLVNGKKVDIASYQVKANDVITVCDKSKATEKFKTFAENPRTLPAWLSGNVEGFEEKIEREPAREDIDVPVNETLIVELYSK, from the coding sequence ATGGCTAGATATACTGGAGCAACTTGCAGACTTTGCAGAAGAGAAGGATTAAAACTATTCCTTAAGGGAGATAGATGTTATACAGATAAATGCGCATTCGCTAGAAGAGGATACGCACCAGGACAACATGGTCAAAGTAGAAAAAAAGTATCTAACTATGGATTACAATTAAGAGAAAAACAAAAAGCTAAAAGAATTTATGGTATCTTAGAACGTCAATTTAGAGGATATTATGAAGAAGCTGATAGAAAAAGAGGAATAACAGGTGAAAACTTGTTAAGACTTTTAGAAATGAGATTAGACAATGTAGCATATAGACTAGGATATGGTAACTCAAGAACAGAAGCTAGACAATTAGTTACTCATGGACATTTCTTAGTAAATGGCAAAAAGGTGGATATAGCATCATACCAAGTTAAAGCTAATGATGTTATAACAGTATGTGACAAGAGTAAAGCTACTGAAAAATTCAAGACTTTTGCAGAAAATCCAAGAACATTACCAGCATGGTTATCAGGAAATGTTGAAGGTTTTGAAGAAAAAATAGAAAGAGAACCAGCAAGAGAAGATATAGATGTACCTGTTAACGAAACATTAATCGTTGAGTTATACAGTAAATAA
- a CDS encoding KOW domain-containing protein, with product MAKECQIGRLVLSRAGRDKDNSFIIIDILDENYVYICDGNIHTLDKPKKKKIKHLIFTNIICEDIIDLKATGNNIKNSVIKRFIQSHQVNKEV from the coding sequence TTGGCTAAAGAGTGCCAGATTGGTAGATTAGTTTTATCAAGAGCAGGTAGGGATAAAGATAATAGTTTCATTATAATAGATATACTAGATGAAAATTATGTATATATTTGTGATGGAAATATTCATACTTTAGATAAACCTAAAAAGAAAAAAATTAAACATTTGATATTTACCAATATTATTTGTGAAGATATAATAGATCTAAAGGCAACAGGTAACAACATTAAAAATTCTGTAATAAAAAGATTTATACAGTCTCATCAAGTTAACAAGGAGGTTTGA
- the infA gene encoding translation initiation factor IF-1 — MSKDDVIEMQGTVLESLPNAMFEVELESGHKIIAHISGKLRMNFIRILPGDKVTVELSPYDLTRGRITWRAK, encoded by the coding sequence ATGTCAAAAGATGATGTAATTGAAATGCAAGGTACTGTTTTAGAATCTCTACCTAATGCTATGTTTGAAGTAGAATTAGAAAGCGGTCATAAAATAATTGCACATATATCAGGAAAATTAAGAATGAATTTTATAAGAATTTTACCAGGTGATAAAGTAACTGTAGAACTTTCTCCATACGATTTAACCAGAGGAAGAATAACCTGGAGAGCCAAATAA
- a CDS encoding energy-coupling factor transporter transmembrane protein EcfT yields MIKDITIGQYIPGDSFVHKLDPRIKIIISLIYIIDLFLVNNFKGYIFIVLFTLAAILISKIKFKYIYKGLKPILILVIITAILNLFLTPGDTLLFKWKFITIYKEGVRLAVFMVLRLVFLIIGTSLLTLTTSPIELTDGIEKLLNPLRKIGVPAHELAMMMTIALRFIPTLMDETDKIMKAQMARGADFESGNLIQRAKNLIPLLVPLFISSFRRADELAMAMEARCYRGGEGRTRMKELSFSSRDYVAITFTFILVILSIWSRMWT; encoded by the coding sequence ATGATAAAGGATATAACAATAGGACAATACATACCGGGAGATTCTTTTGTGCATAAGTTAGATCCAAGGATTAAGATAATTATATCCCTTATATATATAATTGACCTTTTCTTAGTTAATAATTTTAAAGGATATATATTTATAGTTCTATTTACATTAGCAGCTATATTAATTTCAAAAATAAAATTTAAGTATATATATAAGGGCCTTAAACCTATACTTATATTAGTAATAATAACAGCTATTTTGAATTTATTTTTAACACCAGGAGATACATTATTATTTAAATGGAAGTTTATTACTATATATAAGGAAGGAGTAAGGTTAGCTGTATTTATGGTCCTAAGATTAGTATTTTTAATAATAGGAACATCACTGCTAACATTAACAACATCTCCTATAGAGCTTACAGATGGCATAGAAAAGTTATTGAATCCATTAAGAAAGATAGGAGTTCCAGCTCATGAACTTGCTATGATGATGACTATAGCTTTAAGATTTATACCAACACTTATGGATGAAACTGATAAGATTATGAAAGCTCAAATGGCTAGAGGTGCAGACTTTGAGTCTGGTAATCTGATACAAAGAGCTAAAAATTTAATACCTTTACTAGTTCCACTTTTTATTAGTTCATTTAGACGAGCAGATGAGCTAGCTATGGCAATGGAAGCAAGATGCTATAGAGGGGGAGAAGGAAGAACTAGGATGAAAGAACTTTCTTTTTCTTCCAGAGATTATGTAGCAATAACTTTTACTTTTATTTTAGTTATATTATCTATTTGGAGCAGGATGTGGACTTAA
- the truA gene encoding tRNA pseudouridine(38-40) synthase TruA, with amino-acid sequence MKNIKLKLEYDGTNYNGWQKQKNDKFITLQGTLEKVIGDITKEKVEVIGASRTDSGVHAKGYVCNFFTNTKIPSENLKRVINNNLPKDIVVLSSEEISSEFHSRFCSKGKTYEYTILNSSQPIAIGRNYIFQFKDRLNIDNMKIASKYFMGTHDFSAFQTKGSSVKTSVRTISKFEINKSGDFIKFIITGDGFLYNMVRIMVGTLIQIGINKREPESIKYIIKSKDRTKAGKCVPSSGLCLKEVFY; translated from the coding sequence ATGAAAAATATAAAGTTAAAACTTGAATATGATGGAACAAATTATAATGGATGGCAAAAGCAAAAAAATGATAAGTTTATTACCTTACAAGGTACTTTGGAGAAAGTTATAGGTGATATAACTAAAGAAAAAGTAGAGGTTATAGGAGCAAGTAGAACAGATTCAGGAGTTCATGCTAAAGGGTATGTATGTAATTTTTTTACTAATACCAAAATACCATCTGAAAATCTTAAAAGAGTGATTAATAATAATTTGCCAAAAGATATAGTAGTTTTAAGTTCAGAAGAAATTAGTAGTGAATTTCATTCTAGATTTTGCAGCAAAGGTAAAACTTATGAATATACGATTTTGAATAGTTCTCAGCCTATAGCTATAGGTAGAAACTATATTTTTCAGTTTAAGGATAGGCTGAATATAGATAATATGAAAATAGCATCAAAATATTTTATGGGAACACATGATTTTTCTGCATTTCAAACAAAAGGAAGTAGTGTGAAGACTTCAGTAAGAACCATAAGTAAATTTGAAATAAATAAAAGTGGTGATTTTATAAAGTTTATAATTACAGGAGATGGATTTCTTTATAATATGGTAAGAATAATGGTAGGAACACTGATACAAATTGGTATTAACAAAAGAGAACCAGAATCTATAAAGTATATTATAAAATCAAAAGATAGAACAAAAGCAGGCAAATGTGTGCCTTCATCTGGTCTATGTTTAAAGGAAGTATTTTATTAA
- the rpmJ gene encoding 50S ribosomal protein L36, with translation MKVRPSVKPICEKCKVIRRKGKVMVICENPKHKQKQG, from the coding sequence ATGAAAGTAAGACCATCAGTTAAACCTATATGCGAAAAATGCAAGGTTATAAGAAGAAAAGGTAAAGTAATGGTTATTTGTGAAAATCCTAAACACAAACAAAAACAAGGCTAA
- a CDS encoding energy-coupling factor transporter ATPase, giving the protein MSIKIENLTHVYMEGTPFEKKAIDNININMEDGEFVALIGHTGSGKSTLIQHINGLLKPKSGKIIVDDINIADKGVKLSSIRKKVGLVFQYPEYQLFEETIEKDIAFGPINLGLNQEEVLSRVKRAMNIVGLNYEMYKDKSPFELSGGQKRRVAIAGVVAMEPKILILDEPTAGLDPKARDDIYSKIQALRKEYNMTIILVSHSMEDVAKFADKILVMHKGQCVLQGKPCEVFKEVDTLESIGLAAPEVTYLIQKLRKKGFNLPDDIYTIEEAKKELLKSLKSEGIIK; this is encoded by the coding sequence ATGTCAATTAAAATAGAAAATTTAACACATGTATATATGGAAGGAACACCTTTTGAGAAAAAGGCAATAGATAACATAAATATAAACATGGAAGATGGAGAATTTGTTGCTTTAATTGGGCATACCGGTTCAGGTAAGTCTACATTAATCCAGCATATAAATGGGTTATTGAAACCTAAATCAGGAAAGATAATAGTAGATGATATAAATATAGCAGATAAAGGGGTAAAATTAAGTTCCATAAGAAAAAAGGTTGGGCTTGTATTTCAATACCCTGAGTATCAATTATTTGAAGAAACTATAGAAAAAGATATTGCTTTTGGACCCATTAATTTAGGACTAAATCAGGAAGAAGTTTTAAGTAGAGTAAAAAGAGCAATGAATATAGTAGGATTGAATTATGAAATGTACAAGGACAAATCTCCCTTTGAATTAAGTGGAGGTCAAAAAAGAAGAGTAGCCATAGCAGGGGTAGTAGCTATGGAACCTAAAATATTAATATTAGATGAACCTACAGCAGGGTTAGACCCTAAAGCTAGAGATGATATATATAGTAAAATTCAAGCATTAAGAAAAGAATATAATATGACTATAATTCTTGTTTCACATAGTATGGAAGATGTTGCTAAATTTGCAGATAAAATATTAGTTATGCATAAAGGACAATGTGTATTACAAGGGAAGCCTTGTGAAGTATTTAAAGAGGTAGATACTCTTGAAAGTATAGGATTAGCAGCACCAGAAGTTACATATTTAATACAAAAATTAAGAAAAAAAGGTTTTAATTTACCAGATGATATCTACACTATAGAAGAAGCCAAAAAAGAATTATTAAAATCACTTAAAAGTGAGGGAATTATTAAATGA
- the rplQ gene encoding 50S ribosomal protein L17 yields the protein MAGYRKLGRPTDQRKAMLRNLVTSFLKHGKIETTETRAKETRSIAEKMITLAKRGDLHARRQVLSFVTEETVVQRLFDEIAPKYAERNGGYTRIYKVGPRRGDGAEVVILELV from the coding sequence ATGGCAGGATATCGTAAATTAGGTCGTCCAACTGATCAACGTAAAGCAATGCTTAGAAATCTTGTTACTAGTTTTTTAAAGCATGGTAAAATAGAAACTACAGAAACTAGAGCTAAAGAAACTAGAAGTATTGCGGAAAAAATGATAACCCTTGCAAAGAGAGGAGATCTTCATGCAAGAAGACAAGTACTTTCTTTTGTAACAGAAGAAACAGTAGTACAAAGACTATTTGATGAAATAGCTCCTAAGTATGCTGAAAGAAATGGTGGATATACAAGAATATATAAAGTTGGCCCAAGAAGAGGCGACGGAGCTGAAGTAGTTATACTAGAATTAGTATAA
- a CDS encoding DNA-directed RNA polymerase subunit alpha — MLEIEKPKIECVENTEDGSYGKFVIEPLERGYGTTLGNALRRILLSSLPGVAADHIKIDNVLHEFSTVQGVKEDVTELILNIKSLALTMNGEGPKTIYIDEVGPKEVTAADIKTDGDVEVINKDLHIATLDENGKMYMEINVNRGRGYVTQNKNKTKDMPIGSIAVDSIYTPVKRVNFSIENTRVGQITDYDKLTIEVWTNGTIRPEEAVSLSAKILIEHFKLFMTLTDHADDMEIMVEKEEDKKEKVLEMTIEELDLSVRSYNCLKRAGINTVQELCERSMDDMMKVRNLGKKSLEEVEQKLEALGLGLRKSED; from the coding sequence ATGTTAGAAATAGAAAAGCCAAAAATAGAATGTGTTGAAAATACCGAAGATGGTTCTTATGGTAAATTTGTCATTGAACCACTAGAAAGAGGTTATGGAACAACTCTTGGTAATGCTTTAAGAAGAATTCTTTTATCATCATTACCTGGGGTTGCTGCAGACCATATAAAAATTGATAATGTTCTTCATGAATTTTCAACAGTGCAAGGTGTAAAAGAGGATGTTACAGAATTAATTCTTAACATCAAATCTTTAGCACTTACTATGAATGGAGAGGGCCCAAAAACTATATATATAGATGAAGTGGGCCCTAAAGAAGTTACAGCAGCTGATATCAAAACAGACGGAGATGTTGAAGTAATAAACAAAGATTTACATATAGCAACCCTTGACGAAAATGGTAAAATGTATATGGAAATCAACGTTAATCGTGGTAGGGGCTATGTAACTCAAAACAAAAACAAAACTAAGGATATGCCAATAGGAAGTATAGCAGTAGATTCAATCTATACACCTGTTAAAAGAGTTAACTTTTCTATTGAAAATACTAGAGTTGGCCAAATAACAGACTATGATAAATTAACTATAGAAGTTTGGACTAATGGTACTATAAGACCAGAAGAGGCTGTAAGTTTATCAGCTAAAATTCTTATAGAGCACTTTAAGTTATTTATGACTTTAACTGACCATGCAGATGATATGGAAATCATGGTTGAAAAAGAAGAAGATAAGAAAGAAAAAGTTCTAGAAATGACAATTGAGGAACTAGATCTTTCAGTAAGAAGTTATAACTGCTTAAAGAGAGCTGGAATAAATACAGTTCAAGAACTATGCGAAAGAAGCATGGATGATATGATGAAGGTTAGAAACCTTGGTAAAAAATCCTTAGAAGAAGTAGAGCAAAAATTAGAAGCCTTAGGATTAGGTTTAAGAAAAAGTGAAGATTAG
- a CDS encoding energy-coupling factor transporter ATPase → MNEMIKCNNVTYKYESNKEDDSTQKIALDDVNLTIKKGDFVVILGRNGSGKSTIAKHMNSLLIPSEGTVYVDNLDTRNLENTWNIRNKAGMVFQNPDNQIVATIVEEDVAFGPENLGIPQEEIRSRVDESLKKVNMYEYRRHAPHLLSGGQKQRVAIAGVLAMRPECIIFDEPTAMLDPSGRLEVINTIKEVNKKYGITIVLITHFMEEAVEADKVIVMDSAKVIKEGTPKEIFKEVEMMKKIGLDVPQMTEIAYYLRQHNVEIPSDILTIDEMVDELCQLK, encoded by the coding sequence ATGAATGAGATGATTAAGTGTAATAATGTTACATATAAGTATGAATCCAATAAAGAGGATGATAGTACTCAAAAGATTGCATTAGATGATGTTAATTTAACTATAAAAAAAGGTGATTTTGTAGTTATTTTAGGTAGAAATGGATCAGGTAAATCAACTATAGCTAAACATATGAATTCCCTTTTAATACCTTCAGAAGGTACAGTATATGTAGACAATTTAGATACTAGGAATTTAGAAAATACATGGAACATAAGAAATAAAGCTGGGATGGTTTTCCAAAATCCAGATAATCAAATTGTAGCTACTATAGTAGAAGAAGATGTGGCATTTGGACCAGAAAATTTAGGAATTCCTCAAGAAGAAATAAGATCTAGAGTAGATGAATCACTCAAAAAGGTAAATATGTATGAATATAGAAGACATGCACCGCATTTATTATCTGGGGGGCAAAAGCAAAGAGTAGCTATTGCTGGTGTATTAGCTATGAGGCCTGAGTGCATTATATTTGATGAACCTACAGCTATGTTAGATCCTTCAGGAAGACTAGAAGTAATTAATACCATTAAGGAAGTAAATAAAAAATATGGTATAACAATAGTTCTTATAACTCATTTTATGGAGGAAGCAGTAGAAGCGGATAAAGTTATAGTAATGGATTCTGCTAAAGTAATAAAAGAAGGAACTCCTAAGGAAATATTTAAAGAAGTAGAAATGATGAAGAAAATAGGGTTAGATGTACCTCAAATGACAGAAATAGCCTATTATTTGAGACAACACAATGTGGAAATACCATCAGATATATTAACTATAGATGAAATGGTGGATGAATTATGTCAATTAAAATAG
- the rpsK gene encoding 30S ribosomal protein S11, giving the protein MKGKRSRRRKERKNVEHGCAHIKSTFNNSIVTITDSVGNTLSWASAGGLGFRGSRKSTPFAAQMAAETAAKAAMEHGLKSIEVYVKGPGSGREAAIRSLQAAGLEVTLIKDVTPIPHNGCRPPKRRRV; this is encoded by the coding sequence ATGAAAGGTAAGAGAAGTAGAAGAAGAAAAGAAAGAAAAAATGTTGAACATGGTTGTGCACATATAAAATCAACTTTCAACAATTCAATAGTTACAATTACTGATAGCGTTGGTAATACTTTATCTTGGGCAAGTGCAGGTGGATTAGGTTTTAGAGGTTCAAGAAAAAGCACACCATTTGCAGCACAAATGGCTGCAGAAACAGCAGCTAAAGCAGCTATGGAACATGGTTTAAAGAGCATAGAAGTTTATGTAAAAGGACCAGGCTCAGGAAGAGAAGCTGCTATAAGATCTTTACAAGCAGCAGGTCTAGAAGTTACTTTAATAAAAGATGTAACTCCAATACCACATAATGGTTGTAGACCACCAAAGAGAAGAAGAGTATAG
- the rpsM gene encoding 30S ribosomal protein S13: MARISGIDLPKEKRVEIGLTYIYGIGLPTSQEILKATGINPDTRVKDLSEEEVNAIRDYVNKNVKVEGDLRREIKLNIKRLVEIGSYRGIRHRRNLPVRGQKTKTNARTRKGPKRAIGGKKKK, from the coding sequence ATGGCAAGAATTTCAGGCATAGACCTACCAAAGGAAAAAAGAGTAGAAATTGGTCTAACATATATATATGGAATTGGCTTACCAACTTCTCAAGAAATATTAAAAGCTACTGGAATAAATCCAGATACAAGAGTTAAAGATCTATCAGAAGAAGAAGTTAATGCAATCAGAGATTACGTTAATAAAAACGTAAAAGTTGAAGGTGACTTAAGAAGAGAAATAAAACTTAACATAAAGAGATTAGTTGAAATTGGATCTTACAGAGGAATAAGACATAGAAGAAATCTTCCAGTTAGAGGTCAAAAGACTAAGACTAACGCTAGAACAAGAAAAGGTCCAAAGAGAGCTATAGGTGGAAAGAAGAAAAAATAA
- the rpsI gene encoding 30S ribosomal protein S9, with the protein MAKVQYFGTGRRKKSVARVRLVAGDGKVIINNRDIENYFPIETLRVIVNQPLVLTETKDKYDVLVNVHGGGFTGQAGAVRHGISRALVKADENMKPSLKKAGFLTRDSRMTERKKYGLKKARRSPQFSKR; encoded by the coding sequence ATGGCTAAAGTACAGTATTTTGGAACTGGAAGAAGAAAAAAATCAGTAGCAAGAGTAAGACTTGTAGCTGGAGATGGAAAAGTAATAATAAATAACAGAGATATAGAAAACTATTTTCCAATAGAAACATTAAGAGTAATAGTTAATCAACCATTAGTGTTAACAGAAACAAAGGATAAATATGATGTATTAGTAAATGTTCACGGTGGTGGATTTACGGGTCAAGCAGGAGCAGTAAGACATGGTATATCTAGAGCTCTTGTAAAAGCTGATGAAAATATGAAACCATCATTAAAAAAAGCTGGTTTCTTAACAAGAGATTCAAGAATGACAGAAAGAAAGAAATACGGATTAAAGAAAGCAAGAAGATCTCCACAATTCTCAAAGAGATAA
- a CDS encoding Na/Pi cotransporter family protein: MNVFAMLTGLIGGLGLFIYGMNLMGDGLQNVAGEKVKVFFEKVTSNPIKGVLTGVVVTGVIQSSSATTVMVVGFVNAGLMTLTQAAGVIMGANIGTTVTGQLVAFNVTAGAPLFVGIGTAIVLFAKKKKTKEIGNIILGFGILFMGMEIMKTAMVPLGESEAFKSLALSLSHNVFLGIVVGMGMTAIVQSSSATIGILIALSSNGVLPLSAALPILFGDNIGTCVTALLASIGASKNARKAALFHLTFNVIGTVLFAFVLVPLTPFVRMITNLTPGDVGRQIANAHTMFNLVNTFVQIWFIKYIVAFVNKMIPGSDPYEKMAPKYIDERLLENPTIAINQTIKEVVRMANKAKENLQLSIDAFEKNDLELVSKVYENEKLINILNKSITTYLVKLNNLKLSDKQLNLVGSMFHVVNDIERIGDHAENIIDLTSEKIEKRIQFSDDATYDIKHLFNYTLDSLKRTIEGFENNDVEISQSVMYVEEKIDSLENQLRETNIKRLNKGTCNANASAIFLDIINNFERVGDHCTNIAQTVINR; this comes from the coding sequence ATGAATGTATTTGCTATGTTAACAGGTCTTATTGGTGGATTAGGTTTATTCATCTATGGCATGAACTTAATGGGGGATGGATTGCAAAATGTAGCAGGAGAGAAAGTAAAAGTTTTTTTTGAAAAGGTAACTTCTAACCCTATAAAGGGTGTATTAACAGGTGTAGTAGTAACAGGAGTAATTCAGAGTAGTAGTGCTACCACTGTTATGGTTGTTGGATTTGTAAATGCAGGTTTAATGACCTTAACGCAAGCAGCAGGGGTTATTATGGGAGCTAATATAGGTACTACAGTTACAGGACAACTAGTTGCTTTTAATGTTACTGCAGGGGCTCCATTATTTGTAGGGATAGGAACTGCAATAGTTTTATTTGCTAAAAAGAAAAAAACTAAGGAAATAGGTAATATAATACTAGGTTTTGGTATATTGTTCATGGGAATGGAGATAATGAAAACAGCTATGGTTCCACTAGGTGAAAGTGAAGCATTTAAAAGTTTAGCTTTATCATTATCACATAACGTATTTTTAGGAATAGTTGTAGGTATGGGAATGACAGCTATAGTACAAAGTTCTTCTGCAACTATAGGTATATTAATAGCTTTATCAAGTAATGGAGTACTTCCATTGTCAGCAGCATTACCAATATTATTTGGGGATAACATTGGTACATGTGTAACAGCATTATTAGCTAGTATTGGTGCATCTAAGAATGCAAGAAAAGCAGCATTGTTTCATTTAACATTTAATGTTATAGGAACAGTACTATTTGCATTTGTTTTAGTACCATTAACTCCATTTGTTAGAATGATTACTAATCTAACTCCGGGAGATGTGGGAAGACAAATTGCTAATGCACACACAATGTTTAATTTAGTTAATACATTTGTGCAAATATGGTTTATAAAATATATTGTTGCATTTGTTAATAAGATGATACCAGGAAGTGATCCATATGAAAAGATGGCTCCTAAGTACATAGATGAAAGATTATTAGAGAATCCTACAATAGCTATTAATCAAACCATAAAAGAAGTAGTAAGAATGGCCAATAAAGCAAAAGAAAATTTGCAATTATCCATAGATGCATTTGAAAAGAATGATTTAGAATTAGTAAGTAAAGTATATGAAAATGAAAAACTTATAAATATATTAAATAAGAGTATAACTACATATTTGGTTAAATTAAATAACTTAAAATTATCTGATAAGCAGTTAAATTTAGTAGGCTCTATGTTTCATGTGGTAAATGATATAGAAAGAATAGGAGACCATGCTGAAAATATAATAGATTTAACTAGTGAGAAAATAGAGAAAAGAATCCAATTTTCAGATGATGCTACATATGATATAAAACATTTATTTAATTATACATTAGATTCCTTAAAAAGAACTATTGAAGGTTTTGAAAATAACGATGTTGAAATATCTCAAAGTGTGATGTATGTTGAGGAGAAAATAGACAGTTTAGAAAACCAATTAAGAGAAACTAATATAAAAAGATTAAATAAAGGAACTTGTAATGCTAATGCAAGTGCTATATTTTTAGATATTATAAATAACTTTGAAAGAGTTGGAGACCATTGTACCAATATAGCACAAACTGTTATAAACAGGTAA